In Phaseolus vulgaris cultivar G19833 chromosome 7, P. vulgaris v2.0, whole genome shotgun sequence, the genomic stretch attaaaaaaatgtcaacaatatattaaaaaaagtagtCAAAACATTATATTGAAAAATGTACATGAAATAAATGAACTTTAGAAGAATGCTCAATACAAACCATGCagaaaataacaaattatattaataataaaaataataataataataattaaaaaatacagaatgtatatttcttttaagtttCTAAAAGATAGAGATAATAAGTATAACATATATGCAAAAGGtgttaatatttattgaatgttaaattaagaataaaaaataaaattgattaaatatgttatgaaaaaattgaaacataaaTAAGTTAagaaatatcatattaaaatatatttaaaataaatgtgtGACATGTTTTTAATATCATGAGAATAGTCAAATTCgcacatttttttatcaaacataaatattttaaaaatcttttaatgATTGAAATTCATCATCATTAAATTGTCTGATgtttaaatatgtataataactataattataaatgtttttcaatGACTCActaaacaataaattattagttaaaaaactttatttagaAAGCACCTTCCATAATTgttaaaatgaaaaaagtaattacaataataaaaacttttCAATGACCTATTAAAAAGATATATATTATAGTGTTTTCTAATATGACAAtgtgatattaataataaagatgTGATGCTATGATATCTCATTATAAAATGAGATTGTTTAGAATTTTGATTAGGGAGAAATTTTATTCTCATTTTagttctttatatatatatatatatatatatatatatatatatatatatatatatagttgagACATTCTAAAAGTGTTGCTAATAAATTCAGATTATCATAAACTCTGTTATCTTCTAAATGGTGAATTCTATTTAAAGAATAATATCAACATTttaaagaaaagttaaaaaataataaaaattatgagatttataaaataaaatattaaatagttaaaattttaatttatatattaaatataatttaattttaacgtTTGttctttctaaaataatttgtatCAAACATAAAATGGTTGTCACCTGTATAGATAATGAAGGATAGAAAGGCACACAAACTTTAAGGACCTCCATATATTCACTTTCTTCTCATTCCacttatattttgtttatcaataatatattaataactttatttaaacataaaaataaataatagtttcATTTAATTCATCAATCATTCATCTATATaactatattaatataatatggtggttaatatcattattttattttatttgttaaaatataaaacttgttataatttttttaaaattaaatacattaaaaataattgtataagactaatttgtattaaaaaaaatacatttataatataaataagttagatccatttcttttatatataattaaggtatttaaacatttttatagGATCCCTttattagaaagaaaataaatataatgaaatgtttttaaaagtAAGTGAAAATAAGTAAGAAATAAAGtctacaaaaatttaaaaattggaaagaaatagaaaattgaatgaaaataaagtaaaaatattggTGAAATCTGTCTTTTTATAATAAAGTTGCCAAAATGTGCCATTACTTATTGCTCCATCAAGTttgaaattttcatttattcatagatttttactttgtttcatatttttttagtgtGATTGGAGGAGATTCTTTCTTGATGGCAATGGAATCCTTATCATGCTCCTCATCTCTTGCAATCAATCTTTTCATCGAGTACATTTGGTTAATTTTCTACTCCACTTGTAAAACCATAGCTTTCAATGATATATAACTTGAATTTATTTCAACTATTAATCTCTGGTCACTCACAATTTGATTcattttctgatttttttattgatagtattaaaatgtaattttaaatgaatttatttgtataaaaccgaagttaattatatttatttattatatattataaattaatcttaTCTTTATGTAATGTGAAATCTTTAATAGATAGcgtaaaaatatttgttctgTTAAAAGTTTGGAAAGataatgtaaattaatttcagTAATTTCAGTTTCGAAATAGAGTAAGTgttaaaacaaagaaaaatttccCTTCACGTATAAAATGGTGGAGATAAATGTGAAGTAAATTTGAAGTTGGGAAATAAGTATAAGTGGATTATAAGGGTGATAAGTGGTAACCCACAAAAGCTAGTGCAGCAAAGATTGATAAGAGACAAAAGAGAGTGGGGCAACGTTTGGTTTATCAAAACAACACAAAATGTAAAACTGATGGAATCAAAAGTCCCTTTTGTTGTCTCTTTCTCTTGCTCACAACAAAAATGTCTTTGTGGTTCTCCCATGGCACTTGGTATCATGAAAATGAAAGTGATTCCAttatcagttccaagataatcTAATTCCAACTATATTTTTTTGTAGGGACTTGTAGCAAGAAGCAACATTCACTCATAcgttttttaatatatttttattataaaaattaatttatatggcctctttaaatagagagtgagatttataaaaattagaaatgtttttgaaaaatatactATTACAAAATATCAATACAACGAcagtttttataaaatcatcATTAAAAAAAGTGTGGTGAcaaaattgtaattattttgtGTTTGTAGGTTCAAAACAATGATGGTTTAAGCCTGAATCGTCGTTATAGGAGTGACTAGGgagattttaataataatttcaaccTGAACTGTCGTTATAAGTGTGACTGAGAAGTTTGTAACAACGGTTTCAGCctgaaccgtcgttataagcaTGACTGAGAGTTTTTTAAGATGTAGATTTTTAAATCTCGCCTTCATTCTCATTTGCGCCTTCACTCTTTTCTTTACTCCTTCATTCTTTTGCGCCTTTAGTCTTCTTTGCCTCACCCCctctcctttcttcttcctctcttcACAGTCGCTCTGCCGCACCACCACCAGCTTTATCGCACCACCGCCAACTCTGTCGCACCACCACAAAGCACTCAACCGTCGCGTCACTGCACCTCTCGACAGAGCCACCGCGCAACCAAAATTCTAAAATTCCACagtttactattattattttttagtattatttagGTATTGAGGTTTTAGTTCTCATACTTACACTTATACATTTAGTCCTAGTATAAATTATAGATTTATCAAACCATTATGATTATATTACATTCAAAAATTTATTACTCATACATTACATTACATAATGTTATGTGTGTTCTAACataaaatcttattattttagtgtttATTCTAGATATAACTTATTGAGTGGGAGGAGAAGTGCAAGTGCAAATGAAAATACAAAGAAACTCACTTGGATGCACCTTAAGGTAACTACGTATAACAATTTAGGATGACATAAaacctttttatatatatgtataacaATTTAAGGTGACATAAaacctttttatatatttatagaactttttgtaaacttttatatttaaattaggaTATTACATGCATTACTGTTCtagaatttttatattttatgcagGATTGGagcattatataataataaaaacttaaaaaaatacacttataaCGACGATTTCCAACTAAAACCGtctttaaaaaacatttataacGATGATTCTATTGGaaaaccgtcgttataagtatatatttttaaaaaaaattattgttatttaacaTAATAACGATAATTTTTAACACGTATCGTTAATGTGGTTTTATAACAACGGTTATAAACAATTGATTTATAACGACACTCAAAATAATAACGGTTCAAAAATTGTCTTTATATGACTTTTTTAAAGAACTTGGGTAAAAATATATGAGACAAATTTCATATCAATCTTTGTGATCACTTCTCTGTGTTTCATATCAAGCATAAAGGCTCTTTTCCTTTATCATGTTTTGTTTTTACTAATATACTCCCTAAGAAACTGAAATCACTCATTTAAGATTTTTCTTTTTGCttaatttagtttttcaatCTCCTATATATTCACTTAATCCACATACTGTTCTTAAAAATTCTCTAAAAGCCACTTTCTATTGGTGTCTTGTCTTATCTTTTAAGGATGGTCGCTCTCCAGCCTTGTTAGTAGAAAGTATAAAAGTGAAAGTAAATTATGTACAAATTTGAAATTTCTACCTTCAATCTAGTTAACAAGAAAGTGAAAGTCAATGAAAGAAAGAGTGTTCCCAAACAAGTAGAAACTCCATTGAACAgagactttatttatttttcaatccaAAAACCTAATGAAAATAAGGAATTCACGTGCAAATTTGACAAGTTTAAGTTGACAACTAAATAACCTTATGTAAACCAATGTCTGGTCACACACTTTGGGTTGATGTATTGATACTAATGATCAAATCACAAACCTTATTGTGCCTAAAAATACAAACAACAAATTGCTTccttcttcctacacccaataCGCAACAAACTAATAGCAGACATGAGATTATTCCacaagaataataaaaatatgatacaGAGAAAAGTTTATATGGCTTCATAGtcatctgctgctgctgctgcagGGGCATCAGCTAAAGCAGATAACACAATAAAGACACCAAATAAGATTGTGACGATAGCAGTGAAGTTCACAAGCAAAGCCTCAGTACCATACTTATCCAATCCTGAGCTCTCCAGGAAAGTGAGCTTCTCTAGAAATCCAAGAGTAGCTGTTCCCACAGCCAAGACAAATACAAAGAGCCCAAACAGTGCATGCCAAGGAAGAGAGAAACGTCTAACATCTGGAGTCCCACCAGGGTAGAAAAAGATCACAAACCCATATATCCACTGCAGGTAACCAACACAGTGTTAGACAAAGTTAGTAAATAGTTGAGTTTCATTTGGACATATGCACAGTCCACATTTTTAATCCATAGATTGCCCCATAGAGTGTATGTCAGGTGCTTAAACTGAAATTATAAACTTAACCATAATCATATCCTGTCTTCAAGGTACTACATTTATAGGATAGTTTAGTCTTATATATCCAGTGGTTTACCTGAATGCCATAAAGGACAATAACCCCAATTCCAAGCCATGAATGCAAGCTGTACAGGTTGGCAATCCCACTTTCATTGTGATACTTGAAGGCAGTATAAATTCCAATTATTCCAAGTACTAACGCAGCTCCGTGAAGACCAAGGTGTACCAATTTCTTCACTTCCTTCTTCAGGGGAAGAGATTTGTAACTTATAATAGCTGAATTCATTTTCCGAATGAGAAAATCAGAGAACAAATTAGTAGGTCAATCAAATGGAATTGATTAATGAAGCAGTTCCTTGTGAAAGTATTTTGATTACCTTCACCTCCATGAACTATGAGGCCAAAAACTATAAGAAATGGATGAATCTGTATAAAGGAAAAATATACGTAAGATATACTGACTTCCTAAAAGTAATAGCAGAATTCAGCAACAAATACTCCATACATCAACCAACTTGTATAACAAAATCTTCTACAGACATTTCTTTGACCTCTTGATGCATAATTCAGATTCAAAGGATTAAACAAATCTATTTTTGTCTCTTCCAAAGTTAAAATTCAAAGGATTCCATCTCAGAGTATCATGATCTTTTCTAATTACAGACGCATGCAAATGTAAAGGAGCGTACTGATAAGTATATACATGCAAATGGCATACCCAAATATTTAATCATAGAAGTAAGACACTCCAAAATTCAAAACTCTTGACCAAGAAAATAGAGAAGCAGCCACAAAAGTAGCACGTGGCAGCTAATTTATTTCTCACTCCAGTCCAAAACAGATAAGCATGTATGCCCATGTGCTTCCCACAAGTAGAATTCCGAATCCaccaatatattattatattattataatatgctGTCAAGTACTGTGGTGTCAAAGAAATCTTTTCCTCAATTATTAGATTCAAAATGAGTAGTAAGTAGAAGACATGGTCAATAATTAATCAACAAATactaaaataacaaataataatagaTCTTAAGACCCAAAAAGTTCACTTTTTAGTATAAAGAAAGTGCAGGTAAAGTTTCCCAAACACACTTGggttccatttttttttattcacatAAATGAGTACGTTTTGATACTGAAAGATTACCTCAATTCAGGCTCTGTTGAACTTGAGAGTTCAACTTTCTTAGTACTTGGATATATTTGCaatagttattaaaaaataactttcttaattcaaccttataaatCTTAATTTCCTTATCCATAATGGATGGATGTGGGATGTCGAACAAAACTCAACTTATAAATCTTAATAGTAAATTTCCAACAAAAACAATACACAATACTAAAACTAGAAACTTTGTCATAATTAACTGCACATTCCCTCTCAAAtaaacataagagaaaaagcTAAATTAGGCCAACTTCTTTAGCCATCATTTGGTTAGccattaaaacatattttagctTATTTAATTTATGAGATAACCAAGAGATCTGGTactgaatattttatttccttttctaAGCACAGGAATCTGGCACTATGAAtactttaattataaaaataatatctgACATTTAATTTTATCACAACTAGCAGCATCCTCATACAGATATTATATGTATACATATCACACGAGGATCATAGGCGTAAGAAAAGTCTAATCAGTAGAATTAGTTATAAATTAATCATATCAAAAGCAGTGTTTGTGAGCTtgagataaaaattaatttaatgtatcaagcattcaaaattaatatgaatGTGCTCTAAAAAACAGTACGAACATATTGGATTAACATTCATTTATGATTATcattcaaacaaacacaaactgTAGCATAAAAAAAAACCCCACACAAGCTGTCCTTTCAATCCAATTTCTTCTTTGATTTCAAACTACATAGCTtttttgctgtttttctttatgACAGCTAACTCGATCATCTTCTCTCAAGTTTACTAAATTAATAATATGCTAACTCCATTTTTTTAGCCGTAGATATATAACGCCCTCTAGGGGCTTCAGGACACAATAAATTtgcttaattatattttcactaTCCAACATTTGAAAAATTGGTTATTACATTGAAAGTGTTaatataattaagttttaaattcattgtaaatttagatatttttaattaagttatattaGCCCCTTATTGTGTATTTATCTTTGTGTTAAAATATTGTAAAGTTGTGTAATTAATATAAGATAATATCCCCTTCATTTTAAGACTACAAGTGGTTTTTATGGATTTTATAATAATCTCTTGTTATCCACCATGTTTgttttcaaaacaataaaaaaatatccatATTTTTATAGTAAGTGTACTATCTTTCTATATTGATCATAAGACTTTACATTTATCAGTACATACTCACAAGTAAATAAAATgacagtgaaaaattaaataacagaaacttaattaaataacagtgaaaaattaaataacagaaactaaatttaaaaatataatttaactactaatcaaataaaaaaataaaaactcaactgaaaatagtaataataatggGACAATGGATGATTCTTCTCTGAAAACTGCTAGTAATCTCTTAAAGGAAAACAGTGAAATAAGTGTGGGTACATTCATGTCAAATAATTCTGGTTTTAAGCCCCCCTCTTAGTGCCAAAGTTTTACTTTGAAATTTGAGAAAGTATTTATTGTTTAATTAAGAAGATGGAAACATATTTATCTAAATTAAGAACACAAAACAGATAAGCTTTAAAAGGATAGAAATGATTATCCTTTGAAAAGGAATGAAAGACCTAAAAATGGAGAAAGAGAGGGTAGAAGCATACATTGAAGATGAGTTGCTTGTTGTCTGCATCCCAAGCCAAGCCTCCCCTGAAATTGACGACCCAAACCAGTACGAGGATGGTGGCAACAACACCCAAAACGTGACTCACGATTGTCAAGGGAAAAGCTGGTACACCTAATCCcatcttctcttctcttctcttttctcTGCTTTCTCTTCAATGGAAGTTCAAACAAACTCTGTGTGTGGAACACAAACAAACTGCAATCAATATAAGAAGATATCAGGAGCGTCCACCCTATTTGACCTTCTCATGCGCCCCTCTAGATCTTTTACACTATCCGCTAGATCTTTGCCATCTGTCACCATCTCTTTCCTCATTTTTCAAATCTTAACTTCCATTTCTTTTTTAGGAAATTCGCTAATCTTAAATAATActcataattttaaatacttttatcatctttaaataaaaatctat encodes the following:
- the LOC137827719 gene encoding transmembrane ascorbate ferrireductase 1 produces the protein MGLGVPAFPLTIVSHVLGVVATILVLVWVVNFRGGLAWDADNKQLIFNIHPFLIVFGLIVHGGEAIISYKSLPLKKEVKKLVHLGLHGAALVLGIIGIYTAFKYHNESGIANLYSLHSWLGIGVIVLYGIQWIYGFVIFFYPGGTPDVRRFSLPWHALFGLFVFVLAVGTATLGFLEKLTFLESSGLDKYGTEALLVNFTAIVTILFGVFIVLSALADAPAAAAADDYEAI